Part of the Lolium rigidum isolate FL_2022 chromosome 6, APGP_CSIRO_Lrig_0.1, whole genome shotgun sequence genome, GCAACCAACTCCAGTGAGGCTGTCTCTGCCATAATCTTCGCCAGCAGGAAGAAGCAAAGGACCTGCTCCCTCACTTTCTCTGAGGTACATCACTGCAGGACACTGAAACTTCTTAGCTTCTAAAACCGTCAGTATCTCTGTTCTGGACTAAACCAACTTCCATAAACTTAACAACAAAATATTTGTTTGCAGATATATGGCGGTGCGACCATGAACAACACTCTGTGCTTGGGTGTTTTCTTGGCACTCATCTACTTCAGGGACCTGACATGGGACTTCTCATCGGAAGTGCTCGTCATTCTGCTCGTCTGTGTCATCATGGGCCTCTTCACAAGCTTCCGGACCAATTTCTCACTCTGGACCTGCATAGTGGCATTCATGCTGTACCCTCTGTCGCTCGTTGTTGTGTACATCCTCGACTACCAATTCGGGTGGTCATAGGCTCATGCTTCTGGCCTCCGGTTTCAGTTTGATCCTCTTGTAATTTTTGACTCGTTGTAATTTATGTGTCAAATACTTTGAGATGTTTATGTCTGTGTAACCACGGTGTGGATTGTGTATCCCTGTATCTATCTTCCGTCGTGGTGTAGCATTTCTgtgtgctgtttttttttttcagcGCTGGTATTCAGTCCAGGAGAGATGAACATAATATGGTGGATATTGAGAGCTACATGCTGGAAATGAGCTGAGATTAACATATTTATCCCTTTGTTGCTCTTGCAACTTTGCATCATAGTTATGGTCAAATAAAAGTTGCATCATAGTTGAGCTTCTTACCAAGTTTAACCAGTTGCAGTGTCACATTTGTTACATGAGGCACCTTGGCATTTTTTTTGGGGACAACCCTTTGTTATGTGTGTCTGAAAACATTTCATCGTGCCAGTTGCTAGATCTGCACATAAGAGACCCCACAGGCTAGCTGTGCTGCCCCTACTTGCACATGCCCTCCTTTCCTTGCTGAAACTACTGCCGGTGCATCATCTACCCATCTGACACTTTTCTGTTGAGTTTCTACTACATTTAGCACTAGCTTACCTGGACCAATTTATATGCTCTCTTGCTTCCGTCAGGCATACTGCTTGCCTCCACTTGGCCAGAAATGAACAGAGTGGTTAAGTATCACCAGAAGGTTTATTGGCAGTGAAAACATCTCCTAAAAAGCAGCTCTTGTTTTACATCTGATCTTTACTAAACACATGTCTCAACATTTTTCTCTCACAGCTGGCCATTGTTCACTAGAGTTTTGGTCCCATGGTTCATCAGAAAGCAACAACAGGGGGTGTGTTGTGGTGATCATTCAGCCCTGCCATAGCTTCAGCTCCAAGTCGACACTGCCTTCTGGCATGTCGGTCTTGCACTCGCTTTGGGCTCTCTCGCCACGAACCGGACCGACCGGGAGGAAGGTGTAGAATGGctgcgacgacgacgatgctgcCTGCTGATCAAACTTTTCGTCAGTTAGGCCACTGCCACATTTTCACACCCAAAGTTCAGACATTTTACTGGGTTCACAAGATATGGTAGAGCATGGCATTTTGACTTGCCTGGGATGGCATGGCGCTGGCACTGAAGTCTCTGTACTCCGGGCTGTGCATTGATGGCGCCACGTGAGGCTGCTTGATGAGGTGTGGAGGCCGCGAGCTCAAGGTGAGCAAGGCAGCGTCTCTGCCATGGCCGGCATCCTTACGGTGAGCCAACTCTGATGTCCAGTCTGAACAATTCGGGTACGCACTTCCACTGTTGAAAGGCAGAGAGAGATGAAGGTAAAAAATCAGAATTATATTATGAAAAGTATCATACAAGTTTAGCTAAAATGCTTCTTCAGGGCAAATATGGTAAGCAGGTTATGCATTTGTTTCTTGTTAGCTTTTCTCTGTTCCGTGTTGTTGTGTCAGACATAACTAATGCTGAAGAAAAGCAGTGGAAACATGTGTAGTGAATTTTCAAAAGGAAAATGAAACTGTAAATAATTTTGATGCTGGGGAAAAGGATAGTGATGAACGTGACATGTTTTCCACCATCTTTCCTACGACCTACACCAAGTAGTAATCACTAGACAGAAGAACAGGTACCAATCTTCTGAAAATAGCTTGTTAAAAAAAAGATATTCTGAAAATAATGATGCAGCGGAATAATTTGACCAGAAAATAGAGAGCAAACAGAGCCAAGAAACAGTTTAGGAGTAAGCTTTGCTTGATTCAGAATTTAGACTCTGATCAGTGGAAACGAGTGAAGCAACAATTGCAAATGTACCTGAAGTAATTAGTTGCTCTGAACTCGTATCTACTCAGGTCAGGACTAGCATCGGCCAACCCAGAATCGCTGGCCGTCCTGATGGCGAAAGTgggcaccggaggaggaggaggaagggcttTGCTCGTCGACCTGAAGGCAGCCATCCCCTCGAACATGAAGGGCCAGGACCTATCCACGCCGGCCGTCTCCTACACTCTACCCAAATCCACACTTAGCGACCATCCATCAGAAGCAGAATTGGGAGGAGGCGGTGTGAGACATACCCTGATCTCCTCCTCGGTCGGCGCCAGCGCCGCCATGCTGCTCGTGCTGCTTCTGTACATTTGGTTTGAAGGGGGCTCCGTAGGGTGGCTCGACGGCGCCGTCAGAGACAGGCCCGTGGTCACCTGAAGAGTGAAAGATTTGCATAGTTTTAGCTGAGAACTCATGGAACGCATGCATATGCCGTGCACGCTGGCATGTAGAGGGCATGACGAACACGTCGTACCATTGGGAGTGGAGGCTGAGGGCACAGGCTTCTCTTGTACGGTTGCTTCATGGGATCCACCGGGCTCCAGAGCACCGGCCGGAAGCCGCAGTGCGCGCCGCCGTCGGTGGCGGGTCTCGACAGAGCGCTCAGTGGTGGCGCCGGTGGCGGAAGATGGTGAAGCGTGGGGAGCTGGCAGAGGCCACCGCCGTTGAGCGCGTGAGACGATGGCGTGGCCGTGGCTGTCCCTGACCCTCCCATCTTCTTCTGCTCCTCGATGCGGAGCTTCTCGAGCTGCGCCACGCCGAGGCCGCGCTGCGGGATCTTCTTGGGCTTGTTCTTCCTCGACGCCCGCGCCACGCCTGTGGCCGAaacgccggggccggggccggcgATGCTGTTGccgttgccgccagcgccgccgtaCTTGGCCAGCTGCTGCtgcaggtggtggtggttgttggcGTGGTCCTGCACCATCTCTCCGCCGTTGCGCTGGCGCGCCAAATCAACCGAACATGAGGTCGAGTCTTTGGTCACGCGCTTGGTTCTCCACGCCGGCGCGCGGGCGCCTCGGCGCCTCACGGA contains:
- the LOC124660287 gene encoding uncharacterized protein LOC124660287, with translation MVQDHANNHHHLQQQLAKYGGAGGNGNSIAGPGPGVSATGVARASRKNKPKKIPQRGLGVAQLEKLRIEEQKKMGGSGTATATPSSHALNGGGLCQLPTLHHLPPPAPPLSALSRPATDGGAHCGFRPVLWSPVDPMKQPYKRSLCPQPPLPMVTTGLSLTAPSSHPTEPPSNQMYRSSTSSMAALAPTEEEIRETAGVDRSWPFMFEGMAAFRSTSKALPPPPPVPTFAIRTASDSGLADASPDLSRYEFRATNYFSGSAYPNCSDWTSELAHRKDAGHGRDAALLTLSSRPPHLIKQPHVAPSMHSPEYRDFSASAMPSQASQNQAASSSSQPFYTFLPVGPVRGERAQSECKTDMPEGSVDLELKLWQG